TAAACAAATGATGTATAAAATTTGAAAATAGTGGTTAGTCAATAAATTTTTTTGATAATGAATTTTTTAAAATCAAGTTTTTTAAATCAACTTTCAAGAATAGAATGTACACTCCCAGTGTTCATATAATAGCAAGCTCACCAGCACTGGTAATTTTAAGGGTTTCTGGATGGATAAGTCCCATTTCACGCAGTTCTCTGATGTGGTTGTAGGTCATTCCCCGGCTTATCCCTATCTTGGTGGCCAGGTTTTTGACGTTGTTTTCACCAGCGTGAAGCTCTTCCAGGATGATTCTTTTGGTTTTGGATATTCCAAAGTTCAGTATGGGCAGGTCAATTATGTTTTTATCTTCTTCAGTGATGTAGACTATTTTTTCAACCATGTCCTGGCGGGAGTAACATCCAAACAGTGCGCCCAGGGCCTGCGGTTTCCTGCCGCCGCTGATGTTTGCAACGATTTTACGACCATGCGCATATTCTTCTTCAATGATCTCAGCGGTGTCACGTGCAACCATCACCACGTTGTAGATACTGGTGGGTCTTGATTCTATTTCCATTACTTTTCCCACGGTTTCCCGCAGCATTCGCTCGGCTTCTTGAATTTTCTCCGGAGCATCTTCTTCCCTTATAAGGATAAGTTTAGTGGGAGAAAACTGAGTAATGCAAGCCATGACAGGTTCTAAAGAATAAATTGTTGATATTAGGGTTTTTTCCATTTTACCACTTTAGGAAAATTTTGTTAAGGTTTTTTATTGATTATTTATTATAATTCTCCTTTAACCTATATATTAGTGTTTTGCTGTTTTACTGCATAATTTCATGATTAAATGTCCTTTTTTCATTCTAACTAAGAGGGTTTTTCATTATATTGTTAGAATTATAACTACTTTGTAAATGTTAAACATTAACATTTATATAGAATAAACATAATATGAATGTTATGTGCCTCTATGGGGAGAGTTAGTATATGAAAATTGGGAATTTAATTTGCCATAGAAAACCTGAAAGAACCTTTAAAATAGGTAACTGGTATTTCCCGGTATGTTCACGTTGCACAGGAATATATTTGGGATCATTTAGCTATTTCTTATTGGTTTGGTGGGTTTTTGTAGAATATAATTGGGTAACCATCCTAATTGCAGTGTTAATGATTATTCCGACCTTTTTAGATGGTTTTACTCAATTGTTGCTTTCACGCGAAAGTCGTAATTCTCTACGGTTTTCCACAGGGATACTGGCAGGGATAGGATTGGGAGTGTTGGTAAAAGCCTTTAAACATAGTCTAATCCCTTAGTTTAGGTGCATTATTAAATGGAGGTGATTAAATTTGACAGATGACGAAATTTCAAAAGGATGGTGGGCTCAACAGTCCAAAGGGACTAAAGCCCTGATAGGTGTGGTTGGTTTGTGTTGTATA
This Methanobacterium petrolearium DNA region includes the following protein-coding sequences:
- the csa3 gene encoding CRISPR-associated CARF protein Csa3, giving the protein MEKTLISTIYSLEPVMACITQFSPTKLILIREEDAPEKIQEAERMLRETVGKVMEIESRPTSIYNVVMVARDTAEIIEEEYAHGRKIVANISGGRKPQALGALFGCYSRQDMVEKIVYITEEDKNIIDLPILNFGISKTKRIILEELHAGENNVKNLATKIGISRGMTYNHIRELREMGLIHPETLKITSAGELAII
- a CDS encoding DUF2085 domain-containing protein, producing MKIGNLICHRKPERTFKIGNWYFPVCSRCTGIYLGSFSYFLLVWWVFVEYNWVTILIAVLMIIPTFLDGFTQLLLSRESRNSLRFSTGILAGIGLGVLVKAFKHSLIP